One region of Primulina tabacum isolate GXHZ01 chromosome 17, ASM2559414v2, whole genome shotgun sequence genomic DNA includes:
- the LOC142530926 gene encoding uncharacterized protein LOC142530926, with product MAKKRKSDATRLDEVDRSMYSTFCSSASFLSQLYTQAMHQQRLSFQAGERHALGKLYDWILRQQQDGVRVMTGDILAYMQNELDYGTEEPPPSPRLTLQNQQPSQSAAIHAAHHGFPVSSNAFAAATVGQGMRLGNSDQSKNSIFSNALSSPARRNLQQYHFTHGGHNANNAAIRNNEIGCNQSREPNPHPQSSNDSLMDMHADSPGHDSSY from the exons ATGGCAAAGAAGAGGAAATCCGATGCGACGAGGCTGGATGAAGTGGATCGGAGCATGTATTCCACCTTTTGTAGCTCCGCTAGCTTTCTTTCGCAGCTTTATACCCAGGCTATGCACCAACAGAGACTGTCGTTCCAGGCCGGTGAACGTCACGCGTTG GGAAAACTTTATGATTGGATTTTGAGACAGCAACAAGATGGGGTGAGGGTGATGACTGGTGACATACTTGCATATATGcag AACGAGTTGGATTATGGGACAGAGGAACCTCCGCCATCCCCGAGGCTGACATTGCAGAACCAACAACCATCCCAATCTGCTGCAATTCACGCAGCTCACCATGGATTTCCTGTATCTTCTAATGCATTTGCGGCTGCGACAGTTGGGCAAGGCATGCGTTTAGGGAACTCCGACCAAAGCAAGAACAGTATCTTCTCAAATGCACTATCTAGTCCTGCTCGGAGGAATCTGCAGCAATATCACTTTACACATGGTGGTCATAATGCGAATAATGCTGCTATACGGAATAATGAAATCGGCTGTAACCAATCCAGAGAGCCAAATCCCCATCCCCAGAGTTCCAACGACTCTTTAATGGACATGCATGCTGATAGCCCTGGCCATGATTCTTCTTACTGA
- the LOC142531610 gene encoding UDP-rhamnose/UDP-galactose transporter 6-like gives MDLLKEFKKMSSGSKDDRKVALDASAWMFNIVTSVGIIMVNKALMATYGFTFATTLTGLHFAATTLMTLLLKRLGCIGSSALPVSDLLKFVVCANFSIVGMNVSLMWNSVGFYQIAKLSMIPVSCFLEVVLDNVHYSRDTKLSILVVLLGVSICTVTDVSVNAKGFIAAFIAVWSTSLQQYYVHFLQRKYEIGSFDLLGHTAPPQAASLLLVGPLMDYWLTNLRIDAYHYTLTSTMFITLSCAIAIGTNLSQFICIGRFTAVTFQVLGHMKTILVLILGFVFFGKEGLNLHVVVGMMVAVVGMIWYGRTSSQPGGKEWNQSPPVDTLEEEIGLVKSSGIDEKI, from the exons ATGGACCTTTTGAAGGAGTTCAAGAAAATGTCTTCCGGAAGCAAGGATGACCGCAAAGTGGCTCTTGATGCATCTGCTTGGATGTTCAACATAGTTACTTCTGTTGGAATTATAATGGTCAATAAAGCTTTGATGGCTACATATGGTTTTACTTTTG CTACAACTTTAACTGGCCTACATTTTGCTGCGACTACCTTGATGACTCTTTTACTTAAGAGGCTTGGCTGTATTGGGAGTTCTGCTCTTCCGGTGTCTGATCTCCTGAAATTTGTTGTATGTGCAAATTTCTCTATTGTTGGAATGAATGTGAGTTTGATGTGGAATTCAGTCGGATTCTATCAG ATCGCAAAACTCAGCATGATCCCTGTGTCATGTTTTCTTGAAGTTGTATTGGACAATGTGCACTACTCAAGGGACACCAAGCTTAGCATTTTAGTTGTTCTATTAGGTGTTTCCATATGCACTGTTACTGATGTTAGTGTGAATGCCAAGGGGTTTATTGCTGCATTTATTGCGGTTTGGAGCACTTCGTTGCAGCAGTAT TATGTCCATTTTCTACAACGGAAGTATGAAATTGGTTCTTTCGATTTATTAGGGCATACTGCTCCACCTCAAGCAGCATCATTGCTTTTAGTAGGGCCCTTGATGGATTACTGGTTGACAAACCTTAGGATTGATGCCTATCACTATACCTTAACATCAACG ATGTTTATAACATTGTCCTGTGCCATAGCAATAGGAACCAATCTGAGCCAATTCATCTGCATAGGAAGATTCACAGCTGTGACATTTCAAGTGTTGGGCCATATGAAGACCATTCTCGTACTGATCTTAGGATTCGTTTTCTTTGGAAAAGAGGGACTTAATCTACATGTGGTTGTGGGGATGATGGTTGCTGTCGTGGGAATGATTTGGTATGGTCGTACTTCCTCTCAACCTGGAGGCAAAGAATGGAACCAATCTCCTCCTGTTGATACATTGGAAGAAGAAATCGGACTCGTAAAATCTAGTGGGATTGATGAGAAGATCTAG
- the LOC142530886 gene encoding LOW QUALITY PROTEIN: brassinosteroid LRR receptor kinase-like (The sequence of the model RefSeq protein was modified relative to this genomic sequence to represent the inferred CDS: inserted 1 base in 1 codon) has translation MEDHDHLVSSKCSFFIFLRHHQSLQEKILMDSRQLISFKNSLIDPTQLQSWQPTISPCSFIGVSCKDSRVSSVDLSNSHLSADFSSVASFLLSLQNLESLVLKNAGIYGSISSVSSFSCGSFLSSLDLAENAISGSLTDISIIGTCRGLVFLNLSKNSLEPPFVKDATKKDTPFAGLSSLQVLDVSYNNISGQNVVPWLLSSGFSELQRLSLKGNKLAGDLPVLNSKNLVYLDLSTNNLSTYFPSFIDCSNLQHLDLSSNKFHGDVENSLLKCGKLSFLNLSSNHLTGSVPQLPMGSIQYLYLGENGFLGTFPPSLSDLCTTLVELDLSFNNFTGNVPESLGACSATLELLDISGNGFFGEIPIDTLLELSNLRTLRMSFNYFTGPLPESFSKMVKLETLDVSSNNISGLIPSGLCQDRRTSLKWFYLQNNLLTGSIPQSLSNCSQLVSLDLSLNYLNGTIPPSLGTLSDLKDVILWLNQLNGEIPLDFMYLQSLENLILDFNDLSGSIPDSLSNCTRLYWISLSNNQLSGEIPASLGLLGNLAILKLGNNSLSGNIPAELGDCRSLIWLDLNTNFLNGTIPPELAKQSGKIAAGLLTGKQFAYIKNDGSKQCHGAGNLLEFGGIRXEQLSRISARYPCSYNRVYSGTLQPNFNRNGSMIFLDLSYNELEGNIPKELGSMYYLFVLNLGHNDLSGPIPQELSGLKTVAILDFSYNRLNGSIPQSLNSLRLGEIDLSNNNLSGMIPDSAPFDTFPDSRFANNSGLCGYPLPRCGAGLGSGTGQHEKSHHKRASIAGSVAIGLLFSLFCVLGLTLAAIEAKKRTRKQEAATEAYVENHSNSATANSMWKTSARDALSITLSTFEKPLKNLTLADLLEATNGFHDDCLIGSGGFGEVYRAQLKDGTIVAIKKLIHISGQGDREFTAEMETIGKIKHRNLVSLLGYCKVGEERLLVYEYMKYGSLEDVLHDRKKIGIKLNWAARRKLVIGSARGLAFLHHSCIPHIIHRDMKSSNVLVDENFEARVSDFGMARHVSVMDTHLSVSTLAGTPGYVPPEYYQSFRCSTKGDVYSYGVVLLELLTGRKPTDSVDFGDNNIVGWMKQQAKVKIHDVLDPSLLKEDPSLELELLQYLKVACSCLDDRAWKRPTMIQVMAMFKEIHAGSSVDSSSLVTVGDGTFTEVEGVEMIIREGNALSKPL, from the exons ATGGAAGACCACGACCACCTCGTCAGCTCCAAATGTTCCTTCTTCATCTTTTTGCGTCATCACCAGAGTCTGCAGGAGAAAATCTTGAT GGACTCTCGCCAGCTAATTTCCTTCAAGAATTCACTCATTGACCCCACCCAACTTCAATCTTGGCAGCCCACCATTTCTCCCTGCAGTTTCATTGGTGTTTCTTGTAAAGATTCAAGGGTTTCATCCGTAGACCTTTCTAATTCTCACCTCAGTGCTGATTTCTCCTCGGTTGCGAGTTTTTTGTTAAGCCTTCAGAATTTGGAGTCCCTGGTTCTGAAGAATGCTGGTATTTACGGTTCAATCTCTTCTGTTTCGAGTTTTTCGTGTGGGAGCTTCTTGAGTTCGCTGGATCTAGCTGAGAATGCTATTTCCGGGAGTttaactgatatttcaattattgGGACTTGCCGTGGATTGGTTTTTCTTAATCTTTCCAAGAATTCTTTGGAACCCCCTTTTGTGAAGGATGCTACTAAAAAAGACACTCCCTTTGCGGGGCTTTCCTCGTTACAAGTTCTTGATGTTTCTTACAATAATATTTCTGGGCAAAATGTGGTGCCTTGGCTTTTATCGAGTGGTTTTTCTGAGCTGCAGCGCCTGTCTTTGAAGGGTAACAAATTGGCAGGAGATTTACCTGTGTTGAACTCCAAGAATTTGGTCTATTTGGATCTTTCCACGAACAATCTTTCCACCTATTTCCCCTCATTTATTGACTGCTCCAACTTGCAACATCTGGACTTGTCTTCCAATAAATTCCATGGTGATGTTGAGAATTCGCTTTTAAAATGTGGGAAGCTGAGTTTTCTTAACCTCAGCAGTAACCACCTCACAGGCTCGGTTCCACAGCTGCCTATGGGGAGCATACAGTATCTGTATCTCGGGGAAAATGGTTTCCTGGGTACTTTTCCTCCGAGTTTATCCGATTTGTGCACAACCCTTGTGGAGTTGGATCTATCTTTTAATAATTTTACAGGTAACGTACCTGAGAGCCTTGGTGCCTGCTCTGCTACCTTGGAGCTTCTTGATATCTCCGGAAATGGTTTCTTTGGTGAGATACCCATTGACACGCTCTTGGAATTGAGCAATTTGAGGActttgaggatgtctttcaatTACTTTACGGGACCTTTACCTGAGTCTTTTTCGAAGATGGTGAAATTGGAGACTTTAGATGTGAGTTCAAATAATATATCTGGCTTGATTCCTTCTGGGCTTTGCCAAGATCGTAGGACCAGTTTGAAATGGTTTTATTTGCAAAATAATCTGCTCACTGGCTCGATACCTCAGAGTTTAAGTAATTGCTCACAGCTGGTTTCTCTTGATCTTAGTTTAAACTATTTGAATGGAACCATCCCACCGAGCTTGGGGACGTTGTCGGATCTCAAAGACGTGATCTTGTGGTTGAATCAACTCAATGGTGAAATCCCACTAGATTTTATGTACTTGCAGAGTTTAGAGAACTTGATTCTTGATTTCAATGACTTGTCTGGATCCATACCAGACAGTCTTAGCAACTGTACTAGGTTGTATTGGATTTCGTTGTCTAATAATCAGTTGAGCGGGGAAATACCAGCTTCTTTGGGCCTTTTAGGCAATCTAGCGATTCTGAAACTTGGAAACAATTCGCTAAGTGGAAATATTCCAGCTGAGTTAGGGGATTGTCGCAGCTTGATTTGGTTGGACCTTAACACTAATTTCTTGAACGGGACGATCCCTCCAGAGTTGGCCAAACAATCTGGTAAAATTGCTGCAGGATTGCTCACAGGGAAGCAGTTTGCGTATATCAAGAATGACGGGAGCAAACAATGCCATGGAGCCGGGAATCTGCTCGAGTTTGGAGGCATTA CAGAACAGTTGAGCAGGATTTCGGCCAGATATCCCTGCAGTTACAACAGAGTTTATAGTGGCACCCTTCAGCCAAATTTCAATCGCAATGGCTCGATGATATTTCTTGACCTGTCTTACAATGAACTGGAGGGAAATATTCCGAAAGAGCTGGGTTCCATGTACTACTTGTTTGTACTTAACCTAGGACACAATGATCTTTCTGGTCCAATTCCTCAGGAGCTCTCCGGCTTAAAGACTGTTGCTATTCTTGACTTCTCCTACAATAGGCTGAATGGTTCCATTCCTCAGTCACTGAACAGCCTCCGCTTGGGTGAAATCGATCTGTCGAATAACAATCTATCTGGAATGATACCGGATTCAGCTCCATTCGACACATTCCCTGATTCCCGGTTTGCAAATAATTCAGGACTTTGTGGATACCCTCTTCCCCGTTGTGGGGCGGGATTGGGTTCAGGAACTGGCCAGCATGAAAAATCTCACCATAAGCGCGCGTCCATTGCAGGAAGTGTTGCAATAGGATTGTTATTTTCCCTCTTCTGCGTTCTTGGATTGACGCTTGCTGCTATAGAAGCGAAGAAGAGGACAAGGAAGCAGGAGGCAGCGACCGAGGCTTACGTGGAGAACCACTCAAACTCAGCCACAGCCAACAGCATGTGGAAAACCAGTGCTCGTGATGCATTAAGCATCACCCTCTCAACCTTCGAAAAGCCTCTCAAGAATCTCACTTTGGCGGATCTTCTTGAAGCCACAAATGGCTTCCATGATGACTGCCTTATAGGCTCAGGTGGATTTGGAGAAGTGTACCGAGCCCAGCTAAAGGATGGAACTATTGTGGCTATCAAGAAACTGATACATATCAGCGGCCAAGGTGATCGGGAATTCACTGCCGAAATGGAAACAATCGGAAAGATCAAGCACAGGAACCTTGTTTCCCTCCTTGGCTACTGCAAGGTTGGAGAAGAACGCCTCTTGGTCTACGAGTACATGAAATACGGAAGCCTAGAGGACGTTTTACACGACAGGAAAAAGATCGGGATCAAGCTAAATTGGGCTGCAAGGCGAAAACTCGTCATTGGATCAGCTAGGGGATTGGCTTTCCTCCATCACAGCTGCATTCCACACATCATTCATAGAGATATGAAATCAAGCAATGTCCTAGTCGATGAGAATTTTGAGGCCAGGGTGTCAGATTTCGGAATGGCAAGGCATGTGAGTGTAATGGATACTCACTTAAGCGTCAGCACGTTGGCTGGAACGCCAGGATATGTACCTCCCGAGTACTACCAAAGCTTTAGATGCTCGACCAAAGGGGATGTCTATAGCTACGGCGTGGTTCTACTCGAGCTGCTTACCGGTAGGAAACCGACGGATTCAGTCGACTTTGGGGACAACAATATTGTGGGATGGATGAAACAGCAGGCTAAAGTAAAAATACACGATGTTCTTGATCCCAGTTTGTTGAAAGAAGACCCGAGTTTAGAACTAGAACTTTTACAATACTTGAAAGTGGCGTGCTCATGCTTGGATGATAGGGCATGGAAACGTCCCACAATGATCCAAGTTATGGCTATGTTCAAGGAAATTCATGCCGGATCCAGCGTTGATTCATCATCGTTAGTTACAGTAGGAGATGGTACTTTTACTGAAGTTGAAGGTGTAGAAATGATCATACGAGAAGGAAATGCATTGAGTAAGCCATTGTGA